The Amycolatopsis sp. DG1A-15b genome contains the following window.
GACGGGAAAGTCGAAGTACGTGTCCGGGTAGGGCTCGTCCTTCAGGCCGTAGTGCCACCATTCACGCTCGTACGCGGCGAACCCGCAGTCCTCCATGAGGGACCGGAGGTAGCGGCGGTTCCCCGCTTCGAGGCGCGAGATCCTCCGCGCGCCGTGGTGCGAGATCGCGTCCATCAGATCGTGGCCGCCACCCATGGACGCGAGCTCGCCGCTGCCGAGGTGGTAGAGGGTCAGGTCGACGGTGCTGCCCCGGCTGTGGCCCGACTTCGCCGCGACGTACCCCTTGGCGAACATCGCGGCCCGGTCCATGTTCGGGTAGTGCCACAGCTTCGTCCGGCCGTCCTCCGGCTGGTCCACCCAGCGCAGGAAGCAGTCGACGGCGCGTTGCGGCCGGTAGCCGTCCCACAGCAGCAGGCCGAAGCCGAGGGACGCGGCCTTTTCCTGCGCCTCGCCCAGTGCGGTGCACAAGGTCTTCGTGCCGGCGATCCGGTTGACCAGGTACCCGTCCACCGGTTTGCCGGTGAAGTTGTCCCAGGTGGCGTACTTGGCGTCCCAGCGGATGCCGGGCACGAGCTCGTCCACGAAGGCGAAGTCGTCGTTCACCGGGCCGTCCCGGCCACGATCCGGTCGATCAGTTCCGAGAGCGGCACCCCGGCGGCCGCCATCATCCTCGGGTAGCGGCTGTACGACGTCAGACCGGGCAAGGTGTTGACCTCGTTGAGGACCACCGCGCCGTCGTCGGTGAGGAACATGTCCACCCGGGCCAGTCCGCCGCACCCCAGCGCGCGGTAGATGGCTTTCGCCGTCTCCTGGACGCGTGCGCGGGTTTCGGCCGGGATGTCGGCGGGCACGATGAACGTCGAGTTCTCGGAGCCGCTTTCGGGGGTGTCTTCCTGGTGGATCCGGAAGAAGCCGTGGGACAGCGCGATCCGGTCCACCTCGCCGACGAACAGCTCCTGGCCGTTCCCCAGGACGGCGCACCCGACTTCGCTCCCGGCGACGGCCTCCTCGATCAACACCTTCGAGTCGTACTGCGCCGCGGTCGCGATCGCCGCCGCCAGCTCTTCTTCGCGGGAAACCTTGCTGACCCCGAAGGACGACCCCGAACGGGCCGGCTTCACGAAGACGGGATAGGTGAGTCCCTCGACTTCTTCGCCCGCTCGGACGATCCGGAAGTTCGGCGTGGCGATGCCCGCGTTTCCGACGACGACGTAAGCGAGGGATTTGTCCATGCACAGGGCAGAACTCGGGACATCGCAGCCCGCGTAAGGAATCCCGGAGAGTTCCAGCAGGCCCTGCACCACGCCGTCTTCGCCGAACTTGCCGTGCAGCACGGGCAGCACCACGTCCAGGCCGATGGTGTCGTACTTCCCGTCGTCGAGGACCAGCAGACCGGGAACACCCGGGTCCGGCGACAGAACGGCCGTCTTCCCGGCTTCCCAGCCCGCTTCCGGGCCGTCGCAGAGTTTCCAGGCGCCGTCCTTCGTGATCCCGATCCAGAACGGTTCGTGCTTACCGGTGTCGAGGTGCCGCGCGACCTCTTGCGCGGACTTCACGGAGACGGGGTGTTCCTCGGAGACGCCCCCGAAGATGATCCCGACCTTGAGCCTATTCATGCCGTTTCCCGCTTTCGAAGTTCAGGCAGTTGACGATGGAGTTTTCGACGGTGTCGCTGAGCGCGTGGTCCGTGTAGTAGGCGGTGTGCGGGCTGACGAGCACGTTCGGCAGCTTCTGCAGCCGCACCAGCAGGTCGCTTTCGACGGGCCGGTCGCGGCAGTCGGCGTAGAAGATGCCCGCTTCCCCTTCGAGGACGTCCAGCGCGGCGCCGCCCAGCCTGCCGTTTTCCAGCGCCGCGACGAGCGCCTCGGTGTCGAGAAGGGGTCCTCGCCCGGTGTTGACGACGAACGCTCCGGGCTTCATCAGCTCGAGCCGACGGCGATCCAGGAGGTGGCGCGTCCCGGCGTCGAGCGGCGTGTGGAGCGTGACGATGTCACTCAGCCGCAGGAGTTCTTCCAGCGGCACGTACTCGACGTCCGCGTGCGGATGGCTGTCGTGGGCGACCACGCGGGAGCCGAAGCCACGCAGCCTCCCCACGACCGCCGCACCGATCCGTCCGGTCCCGATCACCCCGACGGTCAGATCGCGCAGCTCTTTCCCCCGCACGTCGTTCAGCCGGTAGTCGTGCTCGTCCGCGCGGCGGAGGACGGACTTGGCGTCCCGCACCAACATCAGCATCAACATCAGGGTGTAATCGGCCACGCTGTCCGGCGAATAGGCGACGTTCCCGACGGAAATGCCGACGTGCTCGGCGTATCCGACGTCGATGTGGTCGCAGCCGACGCTCCTCGTGGAGACATAGGTGACGCCGACTCGGCTGAGCGCGAGCAGAGTCTCGTGGGCAACCGGAGTCTTGTGGCCGACGCTGACGCACCGGTTGCCGGCCGCCAGCGCGGCGTTGGTCTCGGACACCGCCGCGTCGATGATGGTCGGCGTCACGCCGAAGCGCGGCGCCAGCTCCCGGAACAGCACGGCCTCGTCGGGTTCACACCCATAGATCGTCATCCCGAGTGCCGGTTCGCTCATGCCGCCCATTCAAGGGAGCGTGGCGTTGCCGGCACGTATGGGCTTTTCGATACACCGAGAATAAGTTACTCACGAGTAATCGATGCTACCCCGTGCTTGTCGTGCTGTTCTTGCGCGGCCGTGAGAAGTGCGCCGAGTGCGCGCTGGGAGGCCCGGAGCTGTCCGATCGCCTCGTCGATCCGGGCGTGTTCCCGCTGGAGGTGAGTGACCATGTCCGGGCACGGCTCGGGAACGAGCCGTTCGCCGTCGGTGTGCACGCAGTGCAGGATCTGCGCGATGACGGTGGTGGGCAGTCCGGCGGCGAGCAGAGCGCGGATGCGCCCGACCGTGACGATGTCGGGCTCGCCGTACTCGCGGTAGCCGTTCGCCCGCCGGGCCGGCCGGAGCAGGCCCTGCTCCTCGTAGTAGCGCAGCAGCCGTTCGCTCACTCCGGTTCTCCGGGCCAACGCACCGATCCGCACCTGAACCCCTCGTTCCCCCTTGACCTTCTCACCGATGTGAGACTTTAGCCTTTCGTCGTCGGTGACGAAGGAAGGCGAAGGAGCAACGATGCCGGGCGTGGTGATCATCGGAGCGGGACCGGGCCTCGGCCTCTCGGTGGCTCGTAGATTCGCACGGGAGGGGCTGCCCGTAGCTCTGGTGGCCCGGTCCGAGGACAAGCTGAAGACGCTGGCCGCCGCCCTCACCCCGACCGGAGTCCCAGTGACCGCGCTGACCGCGGACAGCACCGACGAGACAGCGCTGCGCACCGCACTCGACACGGCAACGGCGAAGTTCGGCATACCGGAGGCCGTGGTGTACAACGCGGCGATCATCCAGCCGGACCGGCCCGGCGAGTTGTCCGTACGGGCTCACCAGGAGGCCTGGGCGGTCAACGTGGTGGGAGCGATCACCGCCGCCGCCCACATCGCCCCGGCGATGGCACAGCGCGGCAGCGGTTCGTTCATCATCACGGGCGGAATGCCCGAGCCGAAACCCGAGTACGTGAGTCTCTCCCTCGGCAAGGCCGGAGTACGAGCACTGGTGACACTGCTGGACAAGCAGTACGGACCAGCCGGCGTCCACTTCGCATCCGTGACCGTGGACGGTCCGATCGCCCCGGGCACAGGGTTCGACCCCGAAGACATCGCGGAGCACTATTGGCGCCTGCACAGGGAACAGCGACACGAGTGGAACCAGGAAATAGTGCACCCCTGACGGGCGAGGCGTGGGGGTTGCACCCCCCACAAACAAGGAAGCTCCGCGCAAAAGGCCCGCGCCCTCCGCGGGCACGTGGCCTCGGAGGTGCTCTCGACCAGCGGTTGGGTCAGCTGTGGTGACCGGGCCGGGCGCGGCCCGGTCACCACAGCTGACCCACGGCAACGACTCGATCAGTCAGCCCATCAACAGACCGGCCACGAGCCAGTCCAACCGCCATCGCGGTAGTAGTACTGACACCAGAGCGAGGTGCTACCCGCCACCGAGAC
Protein-coding sequences here:
- the vanX gene encoding D-Ala-D-Ala dipeptidase VanX; the protein is MNDDFAFVDELVPGIRWDAKYATWDNFTGKPVDGYLVNRIAGTKTLCTALGEAQEKAASLGFGLLLWDGYRPQRAVDCFLRWVDQPEDGRTKLWHYPNMDRAAMFAKGYVAAKSGHSRGSTVDLTLYHLGSGELASMGGGHDLMDAISHHGARRISRLEAGNRRYLRSLMEDCGFAAYEREWWHYGLKDEPYPDTYFDFPVA
- the vanA gene encoding D-alanine--(R)-lactate ligase; the encoded protein is MNRLKVGIIFGGVSEEHPVSVKSAQEVARHLDTGKHEPFWIGITKDGAWKLCDGPEAGWEAGKTAVLSPDPGVPGLLVLDDGKYDTIGLDVVLPVLHGKFGEDGVVQGLLELSGIPYAGCDVPSSALCMDKSLAYVVVGNAGIATPNFRIVRAGEEVEGLTYPVFVKPARSGSSFGVSKVSREEELAAAIATAAQYDSKVLIEEAVAGSEVGCAVLGNGQELFVGEVDRIALSHGFFRIHQEDTPESGSENSTFIVPADIPAETRARVQETAKAIYRALGCGGLARVDMFLTDDGAVVLNEVNTLPGLTSYSRYPRMMAAAGVPLSELIDRIVAGTAR
- a CDS encoding D-isomer specific 2-hydroxyacid dehydrogenase family protein, which translates into the protein MSEPALGMTIYGCEPDEAVLFRELAPRFGVTPTIIDAAVSETNAALAAGNRCVSVGHKTPVAHETLLALSRVGVTYVSTRSVGCDHIDVGYAEHVGISVGNVAYSPDSVADYTLMLMLMLVRDAKSVLRRADEHDYRLNDVRGKELRDLTVGVIGTGRIGAAVVGRLRGFGSRVVAHDSHPHADVEYVPLEELLRLSDIVTLHTPLDAGTRHLLDRRRLELMKPGAFVVNTGRGPLLDTEALVAALENGRLGGAALDVLEGEAGIFYADCRDRPVESDLLVRLQKLPNVLVSPHTAYYTDHALSDTVENSIVNCLNFESGKRHE
- a CDS encoding MerR family transcriptional regulator, which translates into the protein MRIGALARRTGVSERLLRYYEEQGLLRPARRANGYREYGEPDIVTVGRIRALLAAGLPTTVIAQILHCVHTDGERLVPEPCPDMVTHLQREHARIDEAIGQLRASQRALGALLTAAQEQHDKHGVASITRE
- a CDS encoding SDR family NAD(P)-dependent oxidoreductase, encoding MPGVVIIGAGPGLGLSVARRFAREGLPVALVARSEDKLKTLAAALTPTGVPVTALTADSTDETALRTALDTATAKFGIPEAVVYNAAIIQPDRPGELSVRAHQEAWAVNVVGAITAAAHIAPAMAQRGSGSFIITGGMPEPKPEYVSLSLGKAGVRALVTLLDKQYGPAGVHFASVTVDGPIAPGTGFDPEDIAEHYWRLHREQRHEWNQEIVHP